The region CTTTCAGACCCTCACAGAGACCCACCAATCACGGAAGACGAGTACAAGATTATCGGAATTGTGAAGAGCATGTTGGATGAAACAGAGTTTGCAATGCCATCGCAGACCGTAGATGATTCACCAAGTTTCATGAGACAGCTTAGTGCTGGAGTTCTGCGGGTATGGGCCATGATCTTCAAGGGATCTCAGACGTGGGCCATTGTGGATGTCATTGGAAGCTCTCTCAACCTGTATGCCGATATGTTGGAATCTGGATGAGCGAAGCCCCCGGGTGGAATAGATAAAAGGCTATATTTTCAAAATGTCGACCCTTGCTCGCTCTCATGCTTCTGCTGACACTTGATGATGTGAAAACGTTAATTCACACGAGCAAAGTGAATATAAAAGTGATTTAATCCTTGCGCCAAGGGGGCATCTCCTGCCTCGATGCCAGTGACTTTGTATTCCAACACCTAGATGACTGAGACCACCACCGGCGCCTAGAATACCGACTCTATCGCCATTCCCAAGTCCGCATCTCTTCAAAGCCCCGTATATGGTTACTCTAGTGCACATCAAGGATGCAGTTTCTACAGCCTTCAAACCACCCGGTATGGGAGCGACCTATATCGCATCTACAACAGCGTATTCGGCGAACCCCCCATCTCTACTCAACCCGTTGTACTTCGCGGCAACACAGTTGACAGAATACCCCTCATGGTCCATGCCAACGGGGTCTATCATGCGTTCATTCCTACACTCGAAGCACTCGCCGCAAGCATGGGCTGAGCGACGGGGCACACCCACCCTTGCCCCGATGTTCAAAACCAGCGCTTTGGCGCTGGGGAGTGGAAGCGTAAAACTACTGTTCCGGTGAACTCGCAGCAGCCAATGTGTGGGAATGATTTGGCTAGGCCTGGCATCTAGCCTGGTGCAAGGACGTAATCCGTGTGGCAATATGAGGCCGCGCCCACCTTGATGAGGATATCGTGTGGTCCTGCAGGTATGTGTATGAGAACAGCGCATAGTTTTTACGGTTCTCTGTAGGCTTCTAGACGGTGTGCCTGCATTGCATCTGGGAGAGTGGGTGACGTTATGGTTTACAGGCTCGAGGGTGTGATGAGCTCGTACTAAAACCGGGGAGGTGTTTTGTTCAAGACCGCAACATTCTCAGACATGTTTCGGTCAGCGACACAAGTATTCTTGCCTTATTCTGTGGCTTCTCGAAGGGAACGATGCCATATGTGGGTGTGGTGTACCGGGTAGGCACGCAAGAGCGACATCGTGGGGGCGGCCTGTTGGCAATGAGTGAGGCGGCAGTGGATAGGTGTGCGTCTGGAACGAGTCTGAGAATCTTTTGGTAGCACCAAGCGCCTTCGTGATCGAGATATTAGAGTGCTTGTTGCTTTTAGACAGCAGATTGTCAGTGAGAACAACGCGGTGTAGAGAAGTCTTGAGGACGAGAAACATGCGACGGACACTCGCGATGGATGCCAGCTCACCAACATCACTATTGTCATGTCTGCCATAACGGATCAAGAATTGTGGGTTGTTGAGAATCATGTGGGCACTCTCTATGTTTCTCGTAAGAGGTGCTCTCTTTCACCGCGACTCTGCCCCAGTTTTTTCGCCACCGCGACTATTGTGCAAACGGAGCATTTCTCTCACCTCGCACATCTAAGCGAGTGTTCCCCATTAAGCTCCTCCCACAGCCCATTTAAAGCGACGACCTCACCTGGGTGACTCGGTGTATCTGTCACCATCTTTTGACACAAgaacaccaccaccaccaccaccgccaccacAATGAATCTGCATAAAGATCAGCTCGTGGAGCTTTACACAAAAGCCATAAAGGACCTCAATATCAAGACATCCCGCATCCCAGCGCGCGCCTTCCCATCCGGCCGTAAGCCAACCATACGCGACATTTATGAGCGGCCGCACACGCTCTACCGTCCCGAGATCCACCCTAATCTACAAATCTTCTTTTTCTTCGCCCACTACAACAGCTTTGTCGCGGCCAACTTCCGTGCCCGTAAGCTGGAGCAGGCTGTGATCGTCACTATGGCCATCTGGTATTGGCAGATGGATCAACTACACTCCCTCACCCTCTCGCACCAGGTCACCCGCTTCAATGTCTTACTCGCCCACATTGCAGTATCATCGCCCTGCGCAGAGCAAGATCTTGGATCTGGTCTTTACCACTTCTTGACAAATTTCGTAATGGCCTGGCTAGATGCGGCGCTGGGCGTCAAGCACGGCGAAGACCTTACACGCGACTACTTCATCACGAGAGTCTGGAAGAAAGGCATGTACGATCTCGTGCGCTGGCGGCCCATGCAGATCTCCCGCATGAAGGCAGCGGTCAAGAAGTTGGAGACAGTGGTTCCTGAGTGCACCGTTTCAGGCGAACAATTCTGGGAGGAGGTTGTCAACAGGCCAGTCGAGGAGCATAGAAAACATGGTCGCGTGTGGGCCATGCAGTACATAATATACATGGAACGCAAGGCCGAGGGATTCAAGAAAGATGACCAGCTTCGCCAGGCTGATGAGAACCTGAGCAGCGGCGACTTTGCTGGCGCGTTCGCTGGCCTAGGGGTCGGGGATGAGGCTCCGGACTGCCTCAGTGAAGAGTTATTCGAGAGGGAGGAGGTCAAGGCGTTATTGGTTGACGTGGAGGACGTTATGGTGCAGCAGCCGGAGGAGAATGTGCCGTGGATGGACCCTTCAGCGGCAATTGATGTTCTTGAGGGAAATATTGATGGCGTAGGTGACCTCATGAGGACCATGGAGTCATCATTCCTAATCATGTAGCCAGTGGTTAGCCTTCTCATTACACGTCAAGTACATAGCTTGTACCGGATTCATACAGACTCCTTCCGTCAGAGAAGTTGGTAGATTGTAATATACACCACCTCCCGTTCATGCCATACACAATCCCCCTGATGCAAATGAGAAATTCACATGTGCTTGATTGTATTGGGTGTTGGATTTTCGCTTCCAAAAGGTACCACATGTCAGACCAGAGCTTTCACATGCAAGATGAGGTGGTGAGATGACCGGGTAAATCCGAAAAGAATCTAAAAAAAAGCCCTCGCAGGATCAAGGGAGCGTGCATGCAGATGCGAAGTGGGGGGATTCGTTGCGAACCCCTCTGATCACTCAGCCCACCCCCATCCCATCTCGACCTCCCCACTCACAACTTAGCCCCAACAACACTTCCCCCATCCAACGCAACCACAACCCCATTAACCCACGCGCCCGCCCGACTCGCCAACCAAATACACGTGCCCGCCACATCCTCCTTGCTCCCAATCCTCCCCAGAGGAATCCCCTTCTCAATAACACCCCTATGTCTCTCCAGCGTCGCCTTCATCATCTTACTCTCAAACGGCCCACACGCCACCGTATTGACCGTGATATTCCTTTTCCCAAGATGATTCGCCAGCACCTTGCTCAAGTGGTGCAGGCCGGCTTTGGAAGCCGAGTAAGCGAATGTTTCGAGTGCTGGAACGCGGAGACCGTCTATGCTGCCGATGTTGATGATGCGGGCTGGTgaggaggcggcggcggcggttTCCAAGAGGGGTGTGACAGCTTGAGTGAGTTGGAAAACGCGTTTTAGGTTTAGAGTGAGTACGCGGTCCCATGCTGATGAGGGATAAGTGTCGTAGGATTCGCCCCAGTTACTCCCACTGTTATTAACAAGAACATCGAGTTCTATCTTTGTTAGCCACGCCACGCTTGCTGTCTCGAATATGCCCCCCGTTTCCATCTCAATAGATATACTTACTTTCAGCCCGGACCTTCAACTCCCCCGCAACTAAACCAGCCGCATCCTCGCGATACAAATCCGCGACTATGAACTCTGCTTTGCCTTTTCCTAGCGCATTCAGCTCTTTGCACGCTTGCTCGCACGCTGCGGCGTCGCGCGATGAGATGTAGACGTTTGCGCCGTTTTGGATGAATCCTTCGCTTATCATGCGACCAATGCCTTTGGCACCGCCGGTTACGAGGACGATTTTGTCCTGTGGGGGGTCAGATGTGGTGGTGAGGAGGTTGTGTCACGTGGTTGGGGGTTGGGAGTACAAACCTTGACGTCGAAGAGGGTGGTGTTGTCCATGTTTTgggctggtggtggtgtgaTAGGAGGGGAGCTGGGGAGAAGAGTAGGATTTGGAGCAAGTTGGGGTTAACATGGCGATGGACGATCCGGGTCGGCAATGGGTTCGTCATGGCGAGCGAGCTTCCCCAGAACTCAAGATGAGCCGAGGCTCGGTGGATAGTTGTTCCAGCACCATCCCCATTTCAGCTTCCAAAGCGTAGAAAACGGGTGCTGCAGCAGCACGTTCCCAACACGCTGTAGTCGTCCCTGCGATAGTAGCAAGTCAAAGCTCAAGAGTCTATTGACAAATATAAGGAGACTACGCTCTATTAGAATCTAAATGCCGTGCGATACAAAAGAAATCGACCAAAAAAGGCcatgtgtgtgtgtgtgtgtgtgtgtgtgtaaCCTGAGACTATCCAGTCTCAAGATTCCCCTAGAAACAAAAAAGAAACGAGAAACCAAATATCCCGTCCAAGGAAAGTGTATGCTGTGGTATCATCCAAGATGCAGAACCAAAAACGCCATATTTCGCCCTTTTGTCAAAGTCTCGACTCATGGGCAAGTCAAGCTCCTCGTCCTCTTGCCATCGCTTATGCCCAAGACATCTCCTCGGATCTTCTTTGGTACTTGGGCTTTGGCCCAGCATTGCATCGCCACTCTCCTCATTAGTTCGACCTCCTCGTCTCGTAGCCTTAACTGCCTCTTTGCTAGCTTGCTCTTCCTAAGCTTGACACCCTTTTCCTCGACAGTCTGGCCAGAAGCTACAAAAGGCACGGAGGGATGTGTCAAGCCGCGCTTGGCACCCGGCCTGTCTGTGGTAGGCGATGAGACGAGCGATTCAAGGTTCACGCACTCGGCGATCAGGGCTTGGATGCCAGCCGAGAGTTGAGTGGCACGCGACAAGATGTAGCCCCAAATGTCCGAGCCTTCCCAGAACGGGTCGTTTATCACAGCGTGTTGCAGCGCAGGAAGGATATGCGGGAGTGGGGGCAGCGTCCTATCGCTGTCGTGTCGAAGTTCCTCCTGCGTGGGCGTAGCTACACTCGCCGTGCTGAGCAGGCTTGCAGCAATCGTCAGGCGGATATGGCTATCGGTGCTCAACGTGGCCGAGACTACGCAAGCCGGACATCCTCTCGTGCGGCACCAGTCAGCCTCCTCGCTGAGGAAGCATTGCAGGCCTATGAAAGCACTGCGCGATTCACCCGAAAATGCAAGCTCAAGGTCCGATGTTCGTTGCGTGCATAGGGCTGCCGACGCCAGAGTCGAGGCGCGTGAGAAGAGCGTCACGACAGGCATGATGAGGGCGTGAAGAATGTCGCGGTGAAGGAGCCATGTTTGTTTGGCTTGAGGTGTACATTGCGCGTGTGTTGCGCAGAAGCTATTCATCTGTTAGTCGCGTGTCGTGATGAACATGTGACGGGACGTCGCGATAGTCGGATACGGTGTGCGATAAGCCCCAACAAGGGAACTCGTGCGAGGAGATGGAGGGGGCATGACATACGCGGCTTCACCAGCTAGATACCTTCTCAGCGCGCAAAACGCCTTTGATTCACCCAGCGCCTCCACATCCTCCTGCGGCATCACAAAAGGGCTCTCCATCTTTATACCGAGTGcgtcgttgtcgttgtcCGTCGTCGTCTTCGAGTCTGTCTTCTGCGCGTGCTTATCTCGCTTCGCATCGGTCTATCTCCCGGGAATGTTCTAGCTTCACGGAACGGAACGGGGAACAGCAGTTTTGTAGGAGTAGTAGTAGGTCgccaagaaaagaagaaaagaaacaAGAGGAAACCCGCACGTTCTGCGAGAAAGAAGCAATTCGCGGCAAGAGGGAAAAAGGGAAACGAACTGAGGGATGGTGTTCCCTATTTCACATAAATGACGCGGACGAGCCTTCTCGAACTAGGGTGCTCCTGGATGTAGATCTAGAACTTGCGTGTTGTGCATCTCCCCCACCCCCCTTTTCTTATCCGTGCATCCTCCGCGAATATGCACGCAATGCCACACGTCGTGTTGCAAAGTTTATATCGCCACCATACCATCGAAAGATACTATTACAACATGGCTATTTCAAGACTTCTCTTTCAACGCCCATCGTTTCAGTGGAGAGCCGTACCGTGGTAATGTGGGGCGGTCCGATCCATGAGTCGGTGTAAGCGGTGAGAACAGTAATAATCGCGACATCGGAAATACCTGCATGGATCGATCGCGAGAGAGGACAGCGACAGCAACATCACAAGTAAGCAGAACAAGACCGGATATATAAACAACTTAATTCCCATTAATGTACAACAAGGAAAACCTAAATCTGACCACTAACTACCTAGACTCTAAAGAGATGAAAACTTCTAAACCCATAACTAATAACCAATAAAAGAAGGATAAAAGTCTAACCGTAGTACTTCTCCAACCACTCACGCAAGTCGCCAATAGTAGGGTAATCCAAGAACAAACTACCGTTAACCTTGACATCAAGCTCCTTCTGGAACTTCTCTACTAGCACAAGCGACATCAAACTATCAATACCGAGATTGGCAAAGTCGGCGTCGTCTTCGAGGTCGGCTAGGTCAATGGCTGTCTCGTTGGCAATGATGTCAAGCGCTTTATCCATGATACCGTTGCCGGCCTTCTTCGCTGGCTCGGCGGCAATGACATTGATGCTAGTGGAAGAGGTGTTGGCTGAGGCAGCCAGCAGCGGGGTACCAGGAGGAGTGACCTCCGAGCTGCTGCTAGATTGGGCGTCAAAGTCCTGTGCCTTGGGAGCAGGGGCGACGGCCTTTTGTGCGACGGGCTTGGGCGCAGCAGGTGCAGGTGCGGCCTTTACGGGCGCTGGCTTGGCCTGCTGACCGGAAGTAGCTTTAGCAGGTTCTGGGGCGCTGAAGAAGCGGTTGAGAAGGATACGAGGGAAGCGGCGGAAGTGGATACCACCAACCATTCCAACAATCGAGTTATCCTCTGCCTTCAAGATATAAACATCACCAAGGAAAACAGCGGGGTCGTCCTTGGTGGGAATCATCTTGACATAAGATCGGTATCTAGCACCTGGAGTCATAGGCTCGGCAAAGCGCATAGACTTCCAACCAGAAGTGACGCAATAGTTGTTCTTGGTGTCAATAGAGTCGGAGCAGTTCATGATGAAGCCGGCCAAATGCGCTACACTGTCAACATAGTAAGGTGGCACGGCGTAGGTGCCGCTGTCGGGCTTCTCGGTAAGCTTGACTTCGGCAAAGGCTTCTAAGTCGTTCATGACAACAGATTGCATGCCGCGGTACTTGTCGGCGTAGTCGACTAGGTTGGATGAGAATAGAGTGTAGGCCAAGTTGCGGGATAGACGGTTGGCCTGGCCCTCGACAGCTAGACGCTCAAGTGTCTCGATGCGGCTCTGGATAAGATGGGACATGGGGCTCCAAGATGAGAGCCACTGCTTAGCATCGCCATAGATGATCTGAGCTGTAGCGAATGGCTCGGCGCAGCTGCCATCAGCTTCGACGTTCTGCCATGTTAGGTCCAGGACACCAGATCGGATATCGGTGGTGGCGGCGGTGACTTGGATAGATTGAGGTGTATCCATGTCTTTCTTCTTAGCAATGAGAGCCTTGGTGACCTCCAGGTTGGCCATGTCCATATCCGGGCGCTTGGCCTTGGGGTAGAACTTGCGGTAAAGGTAGTCACCAAGGGTGTAAGCGATATCCGCGTGAATAGACTGAGACAAGGTTAGTACAAATTGCGAGTTGTATATGTTAGAGCATAAACTTACCGATGTAACAACAGCATTGTCGTTCATGCGATGTCCTGAAGCCGCCTCCAAGAACTCCTTCTGCATGAGGTCGGACTGCATAACCACACTACCCGCCTCACCCTCGACATTGACCGAGATGATGTTCTGGACCAAAGAACCCAGGGATTGGTACTGCTTGGTGTTTCTGGGGGTGGGCTCAATAGccttctgcttcttctcgTAGAAAGTGTTGCCCTTGGTCAGGCACCAGTCACCGTTGTACTGCATCCAGTAGTTTTTCTCGTCCCAAGCATATGTTGGGAGCTCGAGAAGGCGAACCTGGCCAGTGAAAGGACGGTGGAGCTCGTTCCAGTCGATATTGACACCAGCGAGGTGAAGAGCTGCAGCACTCTCCGACATGGTCTTCCAGTTGCTGTCTCCACGGCGCAGAGAAGGAACTGCAAGGCGGGTAGAAGGAAGAGTGGTCTTGATGAAGCCAACGCAGACGGGGTGAGGGCCAATCTCGATCCAGACAGTGTCGTCGCCGATGGTGGAAATGCTGGAAGCGTTCCTCATGGCAGATACGAAGTCGACAGCCTCGCGGGTGGCGGTGCGCACATAGTTGGCGTTCAAGGTGTGACCATCGAAGATGACCTTGCCGAGAAGAGGCGAGATGATGGGAAGCTTGGGCTCGTGGAACACAACACCGCTCTTGCTGATGGCCTCAAACTCATCGAGAATGGGGTCAGTCTGCTCGGAGTGGAAGGCAAAAGCCACATCAAGCTTGATGCATCGGAGTCCAGCAGCCTCAAGATCCTTGGCGATGTCGTCCATCTGTGCCTTTGTACCGCTCAAGACAGTGTCAGCTGGGCCATTGATGCAGGCCACAGTGTGGGGCTTGCCGCCTGAGTTGGCGATGATGTTCTCCAGAGAAGCGCGTACAGCCATCATGCAGTGGCTGCCAGATTGGCACTTCTCCATAAGCATCAGGGCCCTGGAACCGACCATGAAGATGGCGTCGTTGGCGCTGATGACACCAGCTACGTGCATAGCTGCGTACTCACCGAGGGAGTGGCCAACAACGACATCAGGCTTGATGCCCAGGGAAGCCCAGTAGTGCGCGAGCGCAATCTCGAGGCAGACGAGTGCTAGCTGGGTGATGACAGGAGCATGGACGTATTCCTTGGGGTGCGAGCCGTCGATAGCAGGGATGAAGGACGGGAAGCCTTGAGCTTGAGCAAGCTTATCAAGGGTGTGGATGTGCTCCCTGAAGACGGGGACGTCGCGGTAGAGCTCGAGGTTCATTGACTGGTAAGATGCGCCCTGGCCAGTGAAAGCGAAAGCCACAGACGGGGGGTTGGTCTTGTTGACAGGCTTCAGAGCATCAATCTTGTTCAGCTGCGAAGTAAGCTGCTTCTTGACTGAGCCAAGATCGGAAGCGGCGATTGCCACCCGGTATGAGTGGTGGTACTTGCGTGCAGTGGTGGTGTAGGCAAGGTCCTCCAATGTCACGGTCTCGTCCCTCTCGAGGTGAGCAAGGAGGCGCTCGATGTTGCCACGGAGCGAGGCCTTGGTCTTGGCTGAGAGAGTCACAACGTGAGTCTGACGGGGGTCTTTCTGTTGACGTTCTGGGCGGGCAGGGGCCTCTTCCAAGATCATCATGGTGTTGCCACCAGCAGCTCCGAAGTTGTTGACAGCGGCAACGCGCTTTCCAGGGGCCCAGGGAGTGTTGGAGAAGGGGATGACGACATTCCTCTGATCGAGATCAGTGGGCAGACGCGGGTTGATCTCAGTCTTGATACCAATGTGGCGGGGGATGGCGTTCTTCTGAAGCATCAAAAGAACCTTGATCAGTGCGGTTGTACCAGCAACCGACTCGCCGTGGCCAACGTTGGACTTGGAGCTTCCAATGTGGAGTACCTGGTCAGCGCGGCGACTGGGAGAGGTGTTTGGTGCATAGACGTCTAGAACACCCTTCAGCTCCTCGAAGTCGCCAGCCTGGGTGCCAGTGCCGTGGAGCTCAATGTAGGAGATATCCAGAGGGTCCACACCTGCCTGGCGGAGGATCTGACGGGACAGATAAGATTGGTGTCCAGCGTGCGGGTGAGTGATGGAGACAGCTTCGGCAGAGTGGTTGGTTCCTGCAGCGAGGACAACACCAAGAATGTTGTCGTTGTCCGCCTCTGCGTCTTCGAGCCTCTTGATGACAATAGATCCTACACCCTCAGCACGGCAGTAGCCGTCAGCAGTGGCATCCCAGGTCTTGCAAGCGTTTTGGCCCTTGGTCAGGAAATGACCCCTGCAGAGACCAGCGAAACCATCGGGGTTTGTCAAGATGTTGACACCACCAGCGACAGCCATGTCGACCTCGCCGTTCCAAAGAGCCTGGCAAGCAACCTCGATGGCTGCAAGTCCAGAAGAGCAAGCAGTGTCGACGCTGTAGCTAGGTCCGGCAAACTTGAAGAAGTAGTTGATGCGACCGGGTCCGAAGGCACGGCATCCACCAGGGATGTAGTAAGTGCCAACTTCTTGACCCTGGTTCACCTCGCGGTAATCATCAGCTGCTTGTCCGTAGAATGTTCCGATGCGCTGGAGTTTGGTGGAAAGAGTGCGGTTACCAACGAAACCAGCCTTCTCCAAAGCTTCGTAGGCAGTGACGAGCGACAGGCGCATCTGGGGATCAACAGCCATGGCTTCACGAGGAGACATGTTGAAGAAGCTGGGGTCGAACATGCCGGGCTCATCGATAAAGCAACCGTATTGAGTCATGGTCTTGTTCAAGTCCTTGCCCTCTGGGTCGTAGTGGGTTTCAATGTCAAAGCGAGAAGCGGGGATCTTGCGAGAGACATCGAGACCGGCCTCAAGAAGTTCCCAAAACTTCTCAGTGTCGGTGGCGCCACCAGGAAGTCTGCACGACATTCCGACAATGGCGAGTTTGGACTGAGCAGTACCGCGGGGAGGAGCACCGTTAGTTGCGTTCTTCTTGAGAACAGTCATGAAGCTGGGAATGGTAATCTTGACATCGGCGATGGCAGCTTGAAGCGCTGTCTTGAGGTCGTTCAGGGGGATCGAGTTACCGAAGCAGAAGAGCTTGACCTCAGTTACTCCAGCCGACTTAGCAGCACTGACCAGACCAGAAATAACTTGATCCCACTCGATGGCCTTGGACAGGAGTTCGGTCACGACGCATGAGAACAGCCCGCTGGCGTTGGCCGCCTCATAAGGCTTTCCGGTGCTTGTAGAGTACAGCGGTGCTTGGGGAGCTTGGCTGGACAAAGTTGCGGATGTCGACGTGTTCAAGCCGTCCATGATCTTTTGTGTGTCCTTTGTGCTGTAGACACTAGGAGCGTGGCAAAGACCGCCATAGACGGGCAAAGCAATTGATCGTGCATCCCGGAAAACCTTAGACTTCTTGAAGAGGGTCTCAAGCTTCGAGGGTGGGCCACTGATAGTGACTGAGGTACGGCTAACGGCACTGATAAATATGCTGGCGGTTTTTGATGTCAGGTTCGCCTCGTGGAATGCTTCCAGCTCGGCCTGAGCGTCCTTAGGATCGATGTTGTGAACAACGTAGGCCCAAGTCTTGGGTGTCTCGTCAAGCTCGCGGGCCTCGAGCTGGTGAGACACACCCTGAACGTGAACGCCCATGCGGAAAGCAATAGCAACCGCTTGAGCACCGTAGGAGGGCAGATCGGAGAGCTCCTTGGACATGGCGACAGCGGCAGCTCCGATGAGACCAACTCCAAGCGCAGATAGGTGCGGGGCTGTAGGAAGCTCTGCACCAGCCTCAGCATGGCTAGATGATGATGTTAGATCAGGCTCTAATCTTTACATATGATGTAGACTTACCAGATGTAAACTGATATCTGGAGTAGAACCAGTAGAACGCCATCGATAGCACCACACAGTTCACCTTCGCGGAGTTCCTTGCTCTCCGCCCAGGCACTGAGCGTCTCAAAAGGGGGTATTATTTGCTTCAGGCTGGACGGCAACTGTTCAATCTCCTTCTTCACAGCCCTCGTGGCTTCACTCATGAAGCGTGCGAGCAGATGGTGGGTGCTGCTCTTGCTCTCCTTGTGCAACTGTCGGAAGACATCTTGCAGAGCCTCCTTAGGGAATTCGTTGCTGAAATAGATGGTGTCCATGGTGTCGAAATTCGATAGTCTCGAAGGAGTGTTGATGGGGGACTAAAGGACGAGGATGCTGAGAGTCAGATGGAGACTGTGGAACTGAGACTCAGGTGGGTATTAAAGACTGTGAGATAGCAATTGGAACTGAAGCTGGGTTGTAAAGGGTGCGTCTGCAACGAGTGTTATAGGCACACACAATCAGCTCACTCTTGCACGACTTGCGAATATCGGTACATATCATCCTCGCGATCTGATGAGGCTGAATCTGGATATGCAATGCCATAGTCACAGCGTAGCCCATGTTACGCGACAACAGCGCGACAACTACGCGAGAACTACACTACCTACGTACATGGCTGGATATGCCTGCACAACCGACATGGCCTGGAACAATAATGTAATTGGCTACCTTTCCTTCGGTTGCAGTTGCTGTGATGCTAGGTCCGATTGGATTGGGCGCGGAGTAATCTTGGGACGGGGAGAGGTCGGCCCTTGGTATCGCGGGGCATTTCGGGGCATTTAAGCATCAAACATGCCGCGCCAGGGTGGACCACGTCCTAGTCCCAACCATTTTCCCGAGACACAATGCTGGCACCGCGCATGGGGTACATATGGGCCGATGGCCTAGTAAACTTTGATAGCATGAACTTGTGCATGCACCTACCTAGCATCGTTGATTTCGACGCCTAGAGCCGTTCGTTCACTTCTTGCGCTTAGACTACCGCTTTCTTGCGAACACCAACACAGACCTCAATTACGCCATATCCCGAACCATATTGGATATCTACAGCCTCGCTTACACCCTATCCCAGCCACATTCGAGATTGACAACATCGATAGCGCATCGATTCCTTTGCAACAACTTCTTTGTACACCGTTTCGAAAATCATCTTTCCTCACCATGTCCATGGCTTCAGGCAACACCAAGGACAAGGGCGGCTACAGGCAAATCAACAAGTCGCTCAACATCTGCGCCTTTGAAGATTATCTCAACGGCCAAACAGCAGGGTTGAAGCCTATCCCAGATGTAGAACAAGTCACACCAAGGGTGATGCGTGTACGAGGACAGAACCCCGGCAAGTTCACAATGCAAGGCACCAACACCTTTCTAGTCGGCACTGGCGCTTCTCGCATTCTCATCGACACCTCAGGCGGTGAGCCAGAATACGCAAAACTGCTCGCATCCACGCTAGAGTCCCGAAACATCAATATCAAATACGTCCTCCTCACACACTGGCACGGCGACCACACAGGCGGAGTCCCAGATCTACTCCGCCTCTATCCCCACCTAGAAAACCACATCTACAAGAACATACCCGAGGTCGGCCACCGCGACATCTCAGACGGTCAACTCTTCCACGTCGAAGGCGCAACACTCCAGGCTGTACACACACCCGGCCACGCCGAA is a window of Pyrenophora tritici-repentis strain M4 chromosome 2, whole genome shotgun sequence DNA encoding:
- a CDS encoding Polyketide synthase module protein, which encodes MDTIYFSNEFPKEALQDVFRQLHKESKSSTHHLLARFMSEATRAVKKEIEQLPSSLKQIIPPFETLSAWAESKELREGELCGAIDGVLLVLLQISVYICHAEAGAELPTAPHLSALGVGLIGAAAVAMSKELSDLPSYGAQAVAIAFRMGVHVQGVSHQLEARELDETPKTWAYVVHNIDPKDAQAELEAFHEANLTSKTASIFISAVSRTSVTISGPPSKLETLFKKSKVFRDARSIALPVYGGLCHAPSVYSTKDTQKIMDGLNTSTSATLSSQAPQAPLYSTSTGKPYEAANASGLFSCVVTELLSKAIEWDQVISGLVSAAKSAGVTEVKLFCFGNSIPLNDLKTALQAAIADVKITIPSFMTVLKKNATNGAPPRGTAQSKLAIVGMSCRLPGGATDTEKFWELLEAGLDVSRKIPASRFDIETHYDPEGKDLNKTMTQYGCFIDEPGMFDPSFFNMSPREAMAVDPQMRLSLVTAYEALEKAGFVGNRTLSTKLQRIGTFYGQAADDYREVNQGQEVGTYYIPGGCRAFGPGRINYFFKFAGPSYSVDTACSSGLAAIEVACQALWNGEVDMAVAGGVNILTNPDGFAGLCRGHFLTKGQNACKTWDATADGYCRAEGVGSIVIKRLEDAEADNDNILGVVLAAGTNHSAEAVSITHPHAGHQSYLSRQILRQAGVDPLDISYIELHGTGTQAGDFEELKGVLDVYAPNTSPSRRADQVLHIGSSKSNVGHGESVAGTTALIKVLLMLQKNAIPRHIGIKTEINPRLPTDLDQRNVVIPFSNTPWAPGKRVAAVNNFGAAGGNTMMILEEAPARPERQQKDPRQTHVVTLSAKTKASLRGNIERLLAHLERDETVTLEDLAYTTTARKYHHSYRVAIAASDLGSVKKQLTSQLNKIDALKPVNKTNPPSVAFAFTGQGASYQSMNLELYRDVPVFREHIHTLDKLAQAQGFPSFIPAIDGSHPKEYVHAPVITQLALVCLEIALAHYWASLGIKPDVVVGHSLGEYAAMHVAGVISANDAIFMVGSRALMLMEKCQSGSHCMMAVRASLENIIANSGGKPHTVACINGPADTVLSGTKAQMDDIAKDLEAAGLRCIKLDVAFAFHSEQTDPILDEFEAISKSGVVFHEPKLPIISPLLGKVIFDGHTLNANYVRTATREAVDFVSAMRNASSISTIGDDTVWIEIGPHPVCVGFIKTTLPSTRLAVPSLRRGDSNWKTMSESAAALHLAGVNIDWNELHRPFTGQVRLLELPTYAWDEKNYWMQYNGDWCLTKGNTFYEKKQKAIEPTPRNTKQYQSLGSLVQNIISVNVEGEAGSVVMQSDLMQKEFLEAASGHRMNDNAVVTSSIHADIAYTLGDYLYRKFYPKAKRPDMDMANLEVTKALIAKKKDMDTPQSIQVTAATTDIRSGVLDLTWQNVEADGSCAEPFATAQIIYGDAKQWLSSWSPMSHLIQSRIETLERLAVEGQANRLSRNLAYTLFSSNLVDYADKYRGMQSVVMNDLEAFAEVKLTEKPDSGTYAVPPYYVDSVAHLAGFIMNCSDSIDTKNNYCVTSGWKSMRFAEPMTPGARYRSYVKMIPTKDDPAVFLGDVYILKAEDNSIVGMVGGIHFRRFPRILLNRFFSAPEPAKATSGQQAKPAPVKAAPAPAAPKPVAQKAVAPAPKAQDFDAQSSSSSEVTPPGTPLLAASANTSSTSINVIAAEPAKKAGNGIMDKALDIIANETAIDLADLEDDADFANLGIDSLMSLVLVEKFQKELDVKVNGSLFLDYPTIGDLREWLEKYYG
- a CDS encoding metallo-beta-lactamase superfamily protein yields the protein MSMASGNTKDKGGYRQINKSLNICAFEDYLNGQTAGLKPIPDVEQVTPRVMRVRGQNPGKFTMQGTNTFLVGTGASRILIDTSGGEPEYAKLLASTLESRNINIKYVLLTHWHGDHTGGVPDLLRLYPHLENHIYKNIPEVGHRDISDGQLFHVEGATLQAVHTPGHAEDHMCFILKEENSMFTGDNILGTGTSAVEDLGIFMSSLQKMMGKNCQTGHPAHGQTIGDLNAKISKELMSKFRREKQVLQAMRDLRDAGERRPNVRMIVDRMYGSSVNETTRTLALEPFIGEVLRKLAGDGKVGFGVRAGRKGWFLVPNEQQSTQLRHTHSVFVRASA